Proteins encoded within one genomic window of Halodesulfurarchaeum formicicum:
- a CDS encoding DUF5807 family protein yields the protein MNTDIEAFLSGDRPDHVAAYLSRDATDVDSLADQPYASPTDNGVLLVVPGDAGRSAFQSATGTDPMAFASEAMATDGHIDRSLTDADCPDEGDGETHELRLLFAFAEEQNEDVDGLYAEGDVIHAYAQCSCGLAYADKWVADGR from the coding sequence ATGAACACGGACATCGAGGCGTTTCTCTCGGGTGACCGACCCGATCACGTCGCCGCGTACCTCTCGAGGGACGCGACCGACGTCGATTCGCTCGCCGACCAGCCCTATGCGTCGCCAACCGACAATGGCGTCTTGCTGGTGGTTCCAGGGGATGCGGGTCGGAGTGCGTTCCAATCCGCGACTGGCACCGACCCGATGGCGTTCGCGAGCGAGGCGATGGCCACGGACGGGCACATCGACCGCTCGCTCACGGATGCAGACTGCCCGGACGAGGGTGACGGCGAGACACACGAACTGCGATTGCTCTTTGCCTTCGCCGAGGAACAGAACGAGGACGTCGATGGGCTCTACGCGGAAGGGGACGTGATTCACGCGTACGCCCAGTGCTCGTGTGGGTTGGCCTACGCCGATAAGTGGGTGGCCGACGGCCGATAG
- a CDS encoding DUF5806 family protein, which produces MDEDPVASAPPNRRVAAGPDAVRSLLAVEPAETAAVPDDVAKYERFKKVDGATYERVNEFLRDRTYITAREWAIARLCADFRTETGVEMTKIGENLPELVPFMTDTYSPQAVNQARSAFEEKVRMAGATFLYGAMSGFFTADELDEVMYEATEVAKFLLEVEGVDLAVEEELAGEERISSVMREVREASEKLREEEHTCPNCGHSFGGDA; this is translated from the coding sequence ATGGACGAGGATCCGGTGGCGTCTGCGCCGCCGAATCGCCGGGTCGCCGCCGGGCCGGACGCGGTTCGATCGCTGCTCGCAGTCGAGCCGGCGGAGACAGCAGCCGTTCCGGACGACGTCGCGAAGTACGAGCGCTTCAAGAAAGTCGACGGGGCGACCTACGAGCGGGTCAACGAGTTTCTGCGCGATCGCACCTACATCACGGCCCGCGAGTGGGCGATCGCCCGGCTCTGTGCGGACTTCCGGACCGAGACCGGCGTCGAGATGACCAAGATCGGCGAGAACCTGCCCGAGCTGGTGCCGTTTATGACCGATACCTACTCGCCCCAGGCGGTCAACCAGGCCCGATCGGCCTTCGAGGAGAAGGTCCGGATGGCCGGGGCAACCTTCCTCTACGGGGCGATGAGCGGCTTTTTCACCGCCGACGAACTCGACGAGGTGATGTACGAGGCCACCGAGGTCGCGAAGTTCCTCCTCGAAGTCGAGGGCGTGGATCTGGCCGTCGAGGAGGAGTTAGCCGGCGAGGAACGCATCTCCTCGGTGATGAGGGAGGTCCGGGAGGCGAGTGAAAAACTCCGCGAGGAGGAACACACCTGCCCGAATTGTGGCCACAGCTTCGGTGGCGACGCCTAG
- a CDS encoding NAD(P)/FAD-dependent oxidoreductase: MTTEIAIVGGGVGGTVTANRLLKRLERELATGAVEITLISDNPKHIYKPTFFYVPFGEKEPEDAERPLADLVNRRVDLIYDRVNMIDTDAKTLDLASNGQFGYDYLVVATGAIPDLESTPGFGPDGDAQHFYDGAAATALRRELADFDEGHLVLSVMGTPHVCPAAPVEFTMLADAEFRERGIRDDVTITYTYPLPRLHSVRPVADWAEPRFEERDIQTQTSFNPETVDNDANVIHSLEGTDLEYDLLVGIPEFRSGDLIQAAGLGEEWMEVDKHTLESDHAADVYGLGDVTNIPTSKAGSVAHYAAGTVVDRIAARVRGHEPRARFAGDTICFLEAGMEEGSHISFDYDTDPVVRDQTEFVHWAKFAYNEMYWLTARGLA; this comes from the coding sequence ATGACGACAGAGATCGCCATCGTTGGCGGCGGCGTCGGTGGCACCGTCACGGCGAATCGGCTGTTGAAACGGCTCGAACGTGAGCTGGCGACGGGGGCGGTCGAGATCACGTTGATCTCGGACAATCCCAAACACATCTACAAGCCCACGTTCTTCTACGTCCCGTTCGGGGAGAAAGAACCCGAAGACGCGGAGCGACCGCTGGCCGACCTGGTCAACCGTCGGGTCGATCTGATCTACGACCGGGTCAATATGATCGATACGGACGCGAAGACACTCGATCTGGCCTCGAACGGCCAGTTCGGCTACGACTACCTGGTGGTCGCGACCGGTGCGATCCCGGATCTGGAGTCGACACCCGGGTTCGGCCCCGACGGCGACGCCCAGCACTTCTACGACGGGGCGGCCGCGACAGCGCTCCGCCGCGAACTCGCCGATTTCGACGAGGGGCATCTGGTGCTCTCGGTGATGGGCACGCCACACGTCTGTCCGGCCGCGCCGGTGGAGTTTACGATGCTCGCGGACGCCGAGTTCCGCGAACGGGGGATTCGGGACGACGTGACGATCACCTACACCTATCCGCTGCCGCGGCTTCACAGCGTCAGGCCAGTTGCCGACTGGGCCGAGCCGCGATTCGAGGAGCGGGATATCCAAACACAGACGTCGTTCAATCCAGAGACCGTCGACAACGATGCAAACGTCATCCACTCGTTGGAGGGGACCGACCTGGAGTACGACCTGCTCGTCGGGATTCCCGAGTTCCGTTCCGGGGACCTGATCCAGGCCGCGGGGCTGGGCGAGGAGTGGATGGAGGTCGACAAACATACTCTCGAATCCGACCATGCCGCGGACGTCTACGGACTGGGTGACGTCACGAACATCCCGACCAGCAAGGCCGGCAGTGTCGCTCACTACGCCGCCGGAACCGTCGTCGACCGGATCGCGGCCCGTGTCCGCGGCCACGAACCACGGGCCCGGTTCGCCGGCGACACCATCTGCTTTCTCGAGGCGGGAATGGAGGAGGGGTCACACATCAGCTTCGATTACGACACCGACCCCGTGGTTCGTGATCAGACCGAGTTCGTGCATTGGGCCAAGTTCGCCTATAACGAGATGTACTGGCTTACGGCACGGGGGCTCGCATAA
- a CDS encoding DUF7537 family lipoprotein, with protein sequence MERRRFIASSVAVGLSLLAGCSSDQEPSNGTTTTTPQATTTAADGSNGDETVQFGAVYQLESDYAVDIQYDDPERGLTGSATARFEGDDYYQRIEDSSTGDVYELYHVDGTDYVVINDETCIKNPGPSVEPEESDVDTEADTYAEKPDADLTAKGTTTIDGETVYVFEVTGEDVDGTLTIYVSQATGYLRRVESDWGRLDFHSWGDVEPITAPDMECQDFSN encoded by the coding sequence ATGGAAAGACGCCGTTTCATCGCCTCCAGCGTGGCGGTCGGCCTGAGCCTCCTCGCTGGCTGTAGCAGCGACCAGGAGCCCAGCAACGGCACGACTACCACGACGCCCCAGGCGACGACCACCGCCGCGGACGGGTCAAACGGGGACGAAACCGTCCAGTTCGGGGCGGTCTATCAACTCGAATCGGATTATGCGGTCGACATCCAGTACGACGACCCGGAGCGTGGACTCACCGGATCGGCAACAGCCAGGTTCGAGGGGGATGACTACTACCAGCGAATCGAAGACTCCTCGACCGGCGACGTCTACGAGCTGTATCACGTCGACGGGACCGACTACGTCGTGATCAACGACGAGACCTGCATCAAGAACCCCGGCCCGAGCGTGGAACCCGAGGAATCAGACGTCGACACAGAGGCAGACACCTACGCCGAGAAGCCCGACGCCGACCTCACCGCGAAGGGCACCACGACCATCGACGGCGAGACCGTCTACGTCTTCGAGGTGACCGGCGAGGACGTGGACGGCACTCTGACGATCTACGTGAGCCAGGCGACTGGCTACCTGCGCCGGGTCGAGTCCGACTGGGGCCGCCTGGACTTTCACTCCTGGGGCGACGTCGAGCCCATTACCGCCCCTGATATGGAGTGTCAGGACTTCTCGAATTAA
- a CDS encoding 30S ribosomal protein S6e gives MATFSVVVSDPETGRSFTREVEGQDANRFMGREIGDTVDGTAVGLDGFSVEITGGSDDAGRPMRGDVKGPNLSEILMEGGVGFNPDRDGERRRVTVRGREVSEAVAQLNVQVTEGEGSVAVALGEEEPEDEADEDDEADEDDEE, from the coding sequence ATGGCTACGTTCAGCGTCGTCGTCTCCGACCCGGAGACGGGGCGATCGTTCACGCGCGAAGTCGAGGGGCAGGACGCAAACCGATTCATGGGTCGCGAAATCGGCGACACCGTCGATGGAACCGCCGTCGGTCTCGACGGGTTCTCCGTCGAGATCACCGGTGGCTCCGACGACGCCGGCCGCCCGATGCGCGGCGATGTCAAAGGCCCGAATCTCTCCGAAATCCTGATGGAAGGCGGTGTCGGGTTCAACCCCGACCGGGACGGCGAGCGCCGTCGTGTCACCGTCCGTGGACGGGAGGTCTCCGAGGCCGTCGCCCAGCTGAACGTGCAGGTCACGGAAGGCGAGGGCTCGGTCGCCGTCGCGCTGGGCGAGGAAGAGCCCGAAGACGAAGCGGACGAGGACGACGAAGCGGACGAAGACGACGAGGAGTAA
- a CDS encoding Hvo_1808 family surface protein: MRRRLGALALAVLLVTAGCVGAPTPQQFEPGGEDPTATGLDPTPTSNPPPDPETDRLGWEDGYWHNETLDVDPSDGLNRSELDAVVARGMARVEAIRGLEFEEPVPVEIIDRATFRNRSLSDSNHSTAQRLHQNVKFEATFFLGEDESAIQQRSANTASAVMGYYAPGNHSITIVSDSGPPLQLNEVTLAQELFHAVQESTFEVSKLSGDTEERHNAKLGIIEGDGNYVDYLYEKRYSEALVMPDGSGGGGGDSSTHLGMLALRLQPYSDGPVFVESIRQQSGWAGVNAVYDRPPESTEQTIHPERYPDNKPRHVIVQDRSGPDWSVPDQGEGAIDYAQFGEGGLYVMLWYPSHVETTERNEVTDVVVPYRHFFRTEDPLDMYNYSHPATTGWAGERLVPYVRNDSAATNETGYVWKIAWESNSDAREFQAAYEELLDYHGASAVEGRSDTYRIDEGKFADAFRVTRSGSTVTIVNAPTVEELDAVHAS; the protein is encoded by the coding sequence ATGCGTCGTCGACTCGGGGCGCTCGCGCTGGCCGTGTTGCTCGTCACGGCTGGCTGTGTCGGGGCCCCGACACCACAGCAGTTCGAACCCGGTGGCGAGGACCCGACCGCCACCGGACTCGACCCGACCCCGACCTCGAATCCGCCGCCGGATCCGGAGACCGACAGGCTCGGGTGGGAAGACGGCTACTGGCACAACGAGACCCTGGATGTCGATCCGAGCGACGGCCTCAACCGCTCGGAACTCGACGCTGTGGTCGCCCGGGGCATGGCCCGGGTCGAGGCGATCCGTGGCCTGGAGTTCGAGGAACCGGTCCCGGTCGAGATCATCGATCGGGCGACCTTCCGTAATCGGAGTCTCTCCGATTCCAATCACTCGACGGCCCAGCGGCTCCACCAGAACGTCAAGTTCGAGGCGACGTTCTTCCTCGGCGAGGACGAGAGCGCGATCCAGCAGCGCTCCGCGAACACCGCCTCGGCCGTGATGGGCTACTACGCCCCGGGAAATCACAGCATCACCATCGTCTCGGATAGCGGGCCACCGCTCCAGTTGAACGAGGTCACGCTGGCCCAGGAACTCTTCCACGCCGTCCAGGAGTCGACCTTCGAGGTCTCAAAACTCTCCGGTGACACCGAGGAGCGTCACAACGCGAAGTTGGGGATCATCGAAGGGGACGGCAACTACGTCGATTACCTCTACGAGAAACGCTACAGCGAGGCCCTGGTCATGCCCGACGGGAGCGGCGGCGGAGGCGGCGATTCGAGCACGCACCTGGGCATGCTCGCCCTGCGTCTCCAGCCCTACAGCGACGGGCCGGTCTTCGTCGAGTCGATCCGCCAGCAATCCGGCTGGGCCGGCGTGAACGCGGTCTACGACCGCCCGCCGGAGAGCACCGAGCAGACGATCCACCCCGAACGGTATCCGGACAACAAACCCCGACACGTCATCGTCCAGGACCGATCCGGACCGGACTGGTCAGTGCCAGACCAGGGCGAGGGCGCGATCGATTACGCCCAGTTCGGCGAGGGTGGTCTGTACGTCATGCTCTGGTATCCAAGCCACGTCGAGACTACCGAACGGAACGAGGTGACCGACGTGGTGGTCCCCTATCGCCATTTCTTCCGCACCGAGGACCCACTCGACATGTACAACTACTCTCACCCGGCGACGACTGGCTGGGCGGGTGAGCGGCTCGTCCCCTACGTGCGAAACGATTCGGCGGCCACCAACGAGACGGGCTACGTCTGGAAGATCGCCTGGGAATCGAACAGCGACGCCCGGGAGTTCCAGGCCGCCTACGAGGAGTTACTGGACTATCACGGTGCCAGTGCTGTCGAGGGTCGATCCGACACCTACCGGATCGACGAGGGGAAATTTGCCGACGCCTTCCGGGTCACTCGATCCGGAAGTACCGTGACCATCGTGAACGCGCCCACGGTCGAAGAACTGGACGCGGTACACGCGAGTTAA
- a CDS encoding universal stress protein — protein sequence MKVLFGISTGSDSLEALHRTVERARDVGDELTVAVLEHPDDEGPIDEFEQSVRDAIAEELPAIDLRRVEGHPGSRLVELAESENFDRIVLGGGEQSPMGKIRIGSIAEFVLLNSHVSVTLLR from the coding sequence ATGAAGGTCCTCTTCGGGATCAGCACCGGGTCGGACTCCCTCGAAGCGCTCCACCGAACCGTCGAGCGAGCCCGCGACGTCGGCGACGAACTGACCGTCGCCGTCCTCGAACATCCCGACGACGAGGGCCCGATCGACGAGTTCGAACAGTCCGTTCGCGACGCGATCGCCGAGGAGTTGCCGGCGATCGACCTGCGCCGGGTCGAGGGGCATCCGGGGAGTCGACTCGTAGAACTCGCCGAATCGGAGAACTTCGATCGCATCGTCCTGGGGGGTGGCGAACAGAGCCCGATGGGCAAGATCCGGATCGGGTCCATCGCCGAGTTCGTCCTCCTCAACTCCCACGTGAGCGTGACCTTGCTCAGATGA
- a CDS encoding DHH family phosphoesterase, with the protein MQDWVIDDQNLSPERKSLLPGKGFFIPDTVEDEVKEREIESRVSGASVLAVVDPDADGLGCVAILRDVLGEAAFIPASPHELADGIEQAAEFGEAGGEVFICDLAPDDPEEINEALAGLTEHAGSVTWYDHHQWTDAAKEAVRDAGVELVVGDSETECTADVAARSLDEDISPHLEELAAVTRDHDLWIKEDDRSDDLADFSHWSEPEEYLEVIEEHGVDFPEEVREFLAERRVEKEDRIERAVARAEMHEIRDWTVGVTYGRCSQNEVAETLREQGADAAVIVKPAGSASIRGSEDFERAHEVARQVGGGGHPRAAGCKPRIYEDMLDYAHHWTTRGAPAKQLLMKAFWNLPEEPAEE; encoded by the coding sequence ATGCAAGATTGGGTCATCGACGACCAGAACCTCTCGCCCGAGCGGAAGTCCCTGTTACCCGGCAAGGGGTTTTTCATCCCCGACACGGTCGAAGACGAAGTCAAAGAACGGGAGATCGAGTCCCGAGTCAGCGGCGCGTCGGTGCTGGCTGTCGTCGATCCCGACGCCGACGGCCTGGGCTGTGTGGCGATCCTGCGGGATGTCCTCGGCGAAGCGGCGTTCATCCCCGCGAGCCCCCACGAACTCGCCGACGGGATCGAACAGGCCGCCGAGTTCGGCGAGGCGGGTGGCGAGGTCTTCATCTGTGATCTGGCCCCGGACGATCCCGAGGAGATAAACGAGGCGCTCGCGGGCCTCACCGAGCACGCCGGCTCAGTTACCTGGTACGATCACCACCAGTGGACCGATGCGGCCAAAGAAGCAGTCCGAGATGCGGGTGTGGAACTGGTCGTGGGGGACTCGGAGACCGAATGCACCGCCGACGTCGCTGCCCGCTCACTCGATGAGGACATTTCCCCGCACCTCGAAGAACTCGCGGCAGTCACCCGCGATCACGACCTCTGGATCAAGGAGGACGACCGCTCGGACGACCTGGCCGATTTCTCCCACTGGAGCGAACCCGAGGAGTACCTGGAGGTCATCGAGGAACACGGCGTCGACTTCCCCGAGGAGGTTCGGGAATTCCTCGCCGAGCGACGGGTCGAGAAGGAAGATCGGATCGAACGGGCCGTCGCGCGGGCCGAAATGCACGAGATCCGGGACTGGACGGTCGGGGTGACCTACGGCCGGTGTTCGCAAAACGAGGTCGCAGAGACACTTCGCGAACAGGGTGCGGACGCGGCGGTCATCGTCAAGCCCGCCGGCAGCGCCTCGATCCGGGGGAGCGAGGACTTCGAGCGTGCCCACGAGGTCGCCCGACAGGTCGGCGGTGGCGGTCATCCCCGAGCCGCAGGCTGCAAGCCGCGCATCTACGAGGACATGCTGGATTACGCCCACCACTGGACGACCCGGGGGGCTCCGGCCAAGCAACTGCTCATGAAGGCCTTCTGGAACCTCCCCGAGGAACCGGCCGAGGAGTAG
- a CDS encoding dihydroorotase: MQVFRNATLPDGRERDVAIDGEKIEAVGTDLDGETVIDASEKWLFPGMIDVHVHFREPGFPEKETWATGSKAAAAGGVTTAVDQPNTDPPTIDGPSFDRKAELAAASLIDWGINGGVTPSWDPETLFERPLFALGEVFLADSTGDMGIDRSRFEDALKRGKEAETTVTVHAEDATKFDESVRDRTDAPAWSDYRPPEAEIAAIDVAAELAVEIGGPVHIAHTSTAAGIDRAAEAGLTTEVTPHHLFLSRDDLPELGTFGRMNPPLRAESTRRDVFERVADGTVDVIATDHAPHTRAQKDTDIWSAPSGVPGVETALPLLLGEVAADRLDPKRVRDLTARNPARIFDLPEKGRIEAGADADLVLVDFDATRKIRGEDLHGKTDWTPFEGKSAVFPELTLVRGQVVWETEDPAGPAGEFGAPVGENVRTD; encoded by the coding sequence ATGCAGGTATTCCGCAACGCGACCTTACCCGACGGGCGGGAGCGGGACGTCGCCATCGACGGGGAGAAAATCGAAGCGGTGGGCACCGACCTGGACGGCGAGACGGTCATCGACGCGAGCGAGAAGTGGCTGTTCCCGGGCATGATCGACGTTCACGTGCACTTCCGGGAACCGGGCTTCCCCGAGAAGGAGACCTGGGCGACCGGGAGTAAAGCGGCCGCAGCCGGGGGCGTGACGACCGCCGTCGACCAGCCGAACACGGACCCGCCGACCATCGACGGCCCGAGTTTCGACCGGAAGGCGGAGCTGGCCGCCGCCTCGCTGATCGACTGGGGGATCAACGGCGGCGTGACACCGTCCTGGGACCCCGAGACGCTGTTCGAGCGCCCGCTCTTTGCACTCGGCGAGGTCTTTCTGGCCGACTCGACCGGGGACATGGGAATCGATCGATCGCGCTTCGAGGACGCACTAAAGCGGGGCAAGGAGGCCGAGACAACCGTCACCGTCCACGCCGAGGACGCCACGAAGTTCGACGAGAGCGTTCGTGACCGGACGGACGCCCCAGCCTGGAGCGACTATCGCCCCCCGGAAGCCGAAATCGCGGCGATCGACGTGGCCGCAGAACTGGCCGTCGAGATCGGGGGGCCAGTGCACATCGCCCATACCAGCACGGCCGCGGGGATCGATCGGGCCGCCGAGGCCGGGCTGACCACTGAAGTCACGCCCCATCACCTGTTCCTCTCGCGGGACGACCTCCCCGAATTAGGCACGTTCGGGCGAATGAATCCGCCGCTCCGGGCGGAATCCACTCGCCGGGACGTGTTCGAGCGGGTCGCGGACGGAACCGTCGACGTGATCGCGACCGATCACGCCCCCCACACTCGCGCCCAGAAGGACACGGACATCTGGTCGGCCCCGAGTGGCGTGCCGGGCGTCGAGACGGCCTTGCCGCTCCTGCTGGGGGAAGTCGCCGCCGATCGCCTGGATCCCAAGCGAGTCCGGGACCTCACGGCTCGCAACCCGGCCCGGATCTTCGACCTGCCCGAAAAAGGACGAATCGAGGCGGGGGCCGACGCCGACCTCGTGTTAGTTGATTTCGACGCGACGCGGAAGATCCGGGGCGAGGACCTGCACGGAAAGACCGACTGGACGCCCTTCGAGGGGAAATCCGCGGTGTTCCCGGAACTCACGCTGGTGCGGGGGCAGGTCGTCTGGGAGACCGAAGATCCAGCAGGGCCAGCGGGGGAGTTCGGTGCGCCTGTCGGTGAGAACGTCCGGACCGACTAG
- the msrA gene encoding peptide-methionine (S)-S-oxide reductase MsrA yields the protein MPTDPELATFAGGCFWCTEAAFKEVPGVQSVTAGYAGGDVPDPSYEEVSTGETGHAECVQIEYDPDTVSYVDLLGVFFRVHDPTQLNRQGPDVGSQYRSAIFAHDTTQRETAAEFIEILLAEDAYDEEIVTEIEDLDAFYPAEAYHQDYYEENPEDRYCTLYVEPKVKKVQAAFSEE from the coding sequence ATGCCAACCGATCCCGAACTGGCGACGTTCGCCGGCGGCTGCTTCTGGTGTACCGAAGCGGCCTTCAAGGAAGTCCCCGGTGTGCAGTCGGTGACCGCCGGCTACGCCGGTGGGGACGTGCCTGACCCGTCTTACGAGGAGGTTTCGACCGGCGAAACCGGCCACGCCGAGTGCGTACAGATCGAGTACGACCCCGATACCGTCTCCTATGTCGACCTTCTTGGGGTCTTCTTCCGCGTGCACGACCCGACCCAGTTGAATCGACAGGGGCCCGACGTGGGATCCCAGTATCGCTCCGCGATCTTCGCCCACGATACGACACAGCGGGAGACCGCCGCGGAGTTCATCGAGATCCTGCTCGCCGAGGACGCCTACGATGAGGAGATCGTCACCGAAATCGAGGATCTGGATGCCTTCTATCCGGCTGAAGCGTACCATCAGGACTACTACGAGGAGAACCCCGAAGATCGGTACTGCACGCTTTACGTCGAGCCGAAGGTCAAGAAGGTGCAGGCGGCCTTTTCCGAGGAGTAG
- a CDS encoding GNAT family N-acetyltransferase, giving the protein MTDRRYPDAPAGPFPTPPQTWTDEDGRPIEIEVCQGDRAALLEMYADFDPAERAQGIPPVGESAIRDWLDHLLCENCYNVIAEHEDRIVGHATLVGDGNGAYELAIFVHQDYQGAGIGTTLLEALLGHAAADGVEYVWLTVERWNKPAIRLYRKVGFEGTGAEDFEREMSIRLGDPA; this is encoded by the coding sequence ATGACCGACCGCCGTTATCCAGACGCGCCGGCCGGTCCGTTCCCGACTCCACCCCAGACCTGGACGGACGAGGACGGTCGGCCGATCGAGATCGAAGTCTGCCAGGGGGACCGGGCGGCGCTCCTGGAGATGTACGCCGACTTCGATCCCGCCGAGCGCGCCCAGGGGATCCCCCCGGTCGGCGAAAGCGCGATCCGGGACTGGCTCGATCACCTCCTCTGTGAGAACTGCTACAACGTGATCGCCGAACACGAGGACCGGATCGTCGGTCACGCGACCCTGGTTGGGGACGGGAACGGGGCCTACGAGCTGGCGATCTTCGTCCACCAGGACTACCAGGGCGCTGGCATCGGGACCACGTTGCTCGAAGCCCTCCTGGGTCACGCCGCGGCTGACGGGGTCGAGTACGTCTGGCTGACCGTCGAGCGCTGGAACAAGCCGGCGATCCGGCTCTACCGGAAGGTCGGGTTCGAGGGCACGGGCGCGGAGGACTTCGAGCGGGAGATGAGCATCCGACTGGGCGATCCTGCCTAG
- a CDS encoding MBL fold metallo-hydrolase encodes MELRFLGGAREVGRSALLVNDRLLLDFGILAGEPLQFPLETPTVEAIVASHGHLDHVGNVPTLMRGDDWPEIHWTPPTGELARTLAHDTLKLHGVPESGAATGRFQPRELGGTYNCPFTETHVKRTTQQSRSHGYREPFTAAGHEITFFDAGHIPGSAHVLVDDGDTRLLYTGDFHTDDQRLVAGTTARPEADLLVVESTYSDVEHEDRGTVEERFVRSVEQTLWEGGTVVIPAFAIGRTQEMLLLCAAHDIPCYVDGMGKAVTDMLLQYPEFVRDPEALRRARSHARFVTGRDGQRRRIAEKSTAIVTTSGMLTGGPAMTYIPAIKGDPTNKIALTGYQVADTPGRDLLETGSAEIDNRRMRVSAQVEQYDFSAHADRDGLLAFLDSYRDTPVLVNHGDRCESFAAELREAGFEATAPRNGDSVAF; translated from the coding sequence ATGGAGCTACGCTTCCTCGGTGGGGCCCGCGAGGTCGGCCGGAGTGCCCTCCTCGTCAACGACCGGCTCCTCCTCGATTTCGGTATTCTGGCGGGGGAGCCACTGCAATTTCCACTGGAGACCCCGACCGTCGAGGCGATCGTCGCCAGTCACGGCCACCTGGACCACGTCGGGAACGTCCCGACCCTCATGCGGGGCGATGACTGGCCCGAAATCCACTGGACACCACCGACCGGGGAGTTAGCACGAACGCTCGCCCACGACACGCTCAAGCTCCACGGCGTGCCGGAAAGCGGGGCGGCGACGGGCCGATTCCAGCCCCGCGAACTGGGCGGTACCTACAACTGCCCGTTTACCGAGACCCACGTCAAGCGAACGACTCAGCAGTCACGGAGTCACGGCTATCGGGAGCCATTCACGGCGGCGGGTCACGAAATCACCTTCTTCGATGCCGGTCACATCCCGGGCAGCGCCCACGTGCTCGTCGACGACGGCGACACGCGACTGCTCTACACCGGGGACTTCCACACGGACGACCAGCGCCTGGTGGCCGGCACGACGGCCCGTCCGGAGGCGGATCTCCTCGTCGTTGAGAGCACGTATTCTGATGTCGAACACGAGGATCGGGGCACCGTCGAGGAGCGGTTCGTGCGGAGTGTCGAGCAGACTCTCTGGGAGGGCGGAACCGTCGTGATCCCCGCGTTCGCGATCGGCCGGACCCAGGAGATGCTCCTGCTCTGTGCGGCCCACGACATCCCATGTTACGTCGACGGGATGGGGAAAGCGGTGACCGACATGCTCCTGCAGTACCCGGAGTTCGTTCGGGATCCGGAGGCCCTCAGACGGGCGCGATCACACGCCCGGTTCGTCACCGGCCGGGACGGCCAGCGGCGGCGGATCGCCGAGAAGTCGACTGCGATCGTCACGACAAGCGGGATGCTCACGGGCGGGCCGGCGATGACCTACATTCCGGCGATCAAGGGCGATCCGACGAACAAGATCGCGCTTACCGGGTATCAGGTCGCGGACACGCCCGGCCGGGACCTGCTGGAGACCGGAAGTGCCGAGATCGACAACCGGCGGATGCGGGTCAGCGCCCAGGTCGAGCAGTACGACTTTTCAGCCCACGCGGATCGCGATGGGTTGCTGGCCTTCCTCGATTCCTATCGGGACACACCGGTGTTGGTGAACCACGGCGATCGATGTGAGAGCTTTGCGGCGGAATTACGGGAAGCAGGGTTCGAGGCGACGGCACCGAGAAACGGGGACTCGGTCGCGTTCTGA
- a CDS encoding DUF1641 domain-containing protein yields MTDTDEPIDPEAESVQNALETLVELEETGTLDDLAEAANLVSLAAEAVDDDMVKSTMRAAVRAGELFDTAAGEPEALRNLEVFTAAMTEAAPDPADPPGKVGRFGAIGKMGDPKVQRGLGFTFRLLHEIGDQLEQRADRYDFESELAALDDLDER; encoded by the coding sequence ATGACCGACACAGACGAACCGATCGATCCGGAGGCAGAATCCGTTCAAAACGCGCTCGAAACGCTCGTGGAACTCGAGGAGACCGGAACCCTCGATGACCTCGCGGAGGCTGCCAATCTGGTCTCGTTGGCCGCCGAAGCGGTCGATGACGACATGGTCAAGTCGACGATGCGGGCCGCCGTGCGGGCTGGGGAACTGTTCGACACCGCCGCCGGCGAACCCGAAGCCCTCCGGAACCTGGAGGTCTTCACCGCGGCAATGACGGAGGCGGCCCCCGATCCCGCGGATCCGCCGGGGAAGGTCGGCCGGTTCGGTGCCATCGGGAAAATGGGTGACCCCAAAGTCCAGCGTGGGCTCGGGTTCACGTTCCGCCTGCTACACGAGATCGGCGATCAACTCGAACAGCGGGCCGACCGCTATGACTTCGAGTCGGAACTCGCCGCCCTAGACGATCTCGACGAGCGGTAG